One Eremothecium cymbalariae DBVPG#7215 chromosome 2, complete sequence DNA window includes the following coding sequences:
- a CDS encoding uncharacterized protein (similar to XP_002551758 Lachancea thermotolerans), producing MFWLIFIAGSGAAIALAYGFVNRYLSFKLYKNTHPVVLLTLLFNMFLLLSITYLLPLDIFYSAQSDNSGPDSGVDNYNLTDAYARNNTSDMLTTLRPRDASQGSNIPTLTYFWLFIYWLEFSICWVVLPVLISYIDLKYSYARESGESYNRYVLRRIRGALASNIKFYGFCIVGLLFGLIYLKMTKNRGISDMKPLLISLAHLYPLIYMLVLLATGLMLLPKSLLFDSNDERKLFVELSQNNDELNDAKLNMTDNAEKILSLPEQVRGHTTLSQVINECKLEIQAIVNELNIYIPEFASETVHHSVSLQKVNNLYNVFMSEYYNYTYHQNRSDQIIHTLASSQSNTKSTLRAMKRKLLGVAASLLSILVALLETTPAEFAHSWLFWGNKWWHFVLEITLLVYCTVCSLYAMSLFKFQNFHLIPNGKSNPRNALYYSLNSSRLLLPLCFNFITLIPRKGHHSKSAFEKILYKELELIMLVNYLNLYLPVVIIILVPLIYYFDLKGKLLRKALGEEYYNEFFGLIYNPSSVNSYSDGDVSLRHTENSSRLRMADDIEYSLQDGRYIFERATNNFAPSTNNHQQNNTNRPQSV from the coding sequence ATGTTTTGGTTGATATTTATTGCAGGGTCTGGGGCAGCAATAGCACTGGCCTATGGGTTTGTTAATAGGTACCTGTCTTTCAAATTGTACAAGAACACCCATCCCGTTGTTTTGTTGACACTGCTATTTAATATGTTTCTGCTATTGTCAATTACATATTTACTACCGTTGGACATATTTTATTCCGCTCAATCAGATAACTCTGGACCTGATAGTGGTGTTGATAATTACAACTTAACTGACGCATATGCGAGAAATAACACAAGTGATATGCTGACAACTCTTCGACCAAGAGATGCATCGCAAggttcaaatattccaacCTTGACATATTTTTGGCTTTTTATATATTGGCTAGAGTTTTCAATCTGTTGGGTGGTGCTTCctgttttaatttcatATATTGACTTAAAATACTCATACGCAAGGGAATCTGGGGAATCATACAATAGATATGTTTTACGAAGGATCAGAGGAGCACTTGCCTCTAATATTAAATTTTATGGGTTTTGTATTGTGGGACTTCTTTTTGGGTTGATCTACTTGAAGATGACAAAGAATCGTGGCATAAGTGATATGAAGCCGCTATTAATATCATTAGCTCATCTATACCCCCTAATATACATGTTGGTCTTGTTGGCCACGGGATTAATGCTACTTCCTAAATCATTACTCTTTGACTCCAATGATGAAAGAAAGCTGTTTGTCGAGCTAAGTCAAAACAATGACGAATTGAACGATGCAAAGCTGAACATGACTGATAATGCTGAGAAGATCCTGTCACTTCCGGAGCAGGTTAGAGGTCATACAACACTAAGCCAAGTAATCAACGAATGCAAACTAGAAATACAGGCGATTGTTAATGAGTTGAACATTTATATTCCTGAATTTGCATCGGAGACTGTGCACCACAGTGTGAGCTTGCAGAAGGTGAATAATCTATACAACGTGTTCATGTCGGAGTACTATAATTACACATACCATCAAAATCGTTCCGATCAGATTATACATACATTAGCAAGTTCACAGAGTAACACCAAGTCAACTTTAAGGGCTATGAAACGCAAGCTTTTGGGGGTGGCTGCCTCTTTGTTATCAATTCTTGTTGCACTCTTAGAAACGACGCCAGCAGAGTTTGCACACAGTTGGTTGTTCTGGGGTAATAAATGGTGGCATTTTGTCTTAGAAATAACGCTCCTGGTGTATTGCACTGTATGCTCTCTATATGCAATGAGCTTGTTCAAATTCCAGAACTTTCATCTTATTCCAAATGGGAAGAGTAACCCGCGCAATGCTTTATATTATTCTCTTAATTCTAGTAGATTACTCCTACCATTATgcttcaacttcatcaCCTTGATACCAAGGAAGGGACACCATTCTAAAAGTGCTTTTGAAAAGATACTTTACAAAGAATTAGAGCTCATCATGTTGGTCAACTATTTGAATTTATATTTACCAGTCGTCATAATTATTCTTGTACCGTTAATTTACTATTTTGATTTGAAAGGTAAGTTATTAAGGAAAGCTTTAGGTGAAGAATACTataatgaattttttgGCCTCATATATAACCCATCCAGTGTAAACAGTTATAGCGATGGTGATGTATCACTTAGACATACAGAAAACTCGAGCAGGTTGCGAATGGCGGATGATATTGAGTATTCTTTACAAGATGGCCGATACATATTTGAAAGGGCTACAAATAATTTTGCACCATCAACAAACAACCATCAGCAAAATAACACAAACAGACCACAATCTGTATAA
- a CDS encoding DUF3215 domain-containing protein (similar to Ashbya gossypii AER271W) gives MSPKIDLSQLVPNAIGLLAFDENNQVVDAFGIGKERKGDIRQLSQVEVDDEGFALLQENDIEVILLKQHDKTIAVYRYSSQ, from the coding sequence ATGAGCCCTAAGATTGACCTATCGCAACTAGTACCAAATGCTATTGGGTTGTTAGcatttgatgaaaacaaTCAGGTTGTTGATGCTTTTGGTATTGGCAAAGAACGCAAAGGGGACATACGACAACTGAGTCAAGTTGAAGTAGATGATGAAGGATTTGCGTTACTACAAGAAAATGACATTGAAGTGATTTTACTAAAACAACATGATAAAACAATTGCTGTATATAGATACTCATCACAGTAA
- the FUB1 gene encoding Fub1p (similar to Ashbya gossypii AER272C) codes for MFKVEVTAHLFLAYLQDCKIINDVKKAKWKEQSKKSVLILINVDGEFAKAVLGEAAEELEIVLVDMSDGKKVMISLCNDVAPIKQGILHYDADLKLQTEVTEDHDGMRDMYDVNTWNVFQGKFKLSAVSCSTTDVAKGEDQGPEVETLRRQLKLAKDKGIPIARAKAPDDMPGFEDEYEIQGERHVPPVYDPDLFPSREHTRPGTYGDRDLYPTGEKYPDILDPSPSAGPKGGMVFDPKHSGSLPLPYGGKFDPDDPDDPRKPSGFLPGARWNSPFGSSRGFPGFGSPGSGKPGFL; via the coding sequence ATGTTCAAAGTTGAAGTTACTGCCCATCTCTTTCTAGCGTACCTACAGGATTGTAAGATAATAAATGATGTAAAGAAAGCAAAATGGAAGGAgcaatcaaaaaaaagtgTGTTGATTCTAATAAATGTTGATGGTGAGTTCGCCAAGGCCGTATTAGGGGAAGCTGCTGAAGAGTTGGAGATAGTATTGGTTGATATGTCCGATGGTAAGAAAGTTATGATCAGCCTTTGTAACGATGTCGCTCCTATTAAACAGGGAATTTTACATTACGATGCTGATTTAAAGCTACAAACAGAAGTAACCGAAGATCATGATGGAATGAGAGATATGTACGATGTGAACACTTGGAATGTTTTCCAGGGTAAATTTAAACTCTCTGCTGTAAGTTGCAGCACGACAGATGTCGCCAAAGGTGAGGATCAAGGGCCCGAAGTTGAAACTTTACGGAGGCAACTAAAGCTTGCTAAAGATAAGGGGATCCCTATTGCTCGAGCCAAAGCACCTGATGATATGCCAGGGTTTGAGGACGAATACGAAATTCAAGGTGAACGTCACGTTCCACCTGTCTATGATCCAGACCTCTTTCCATCCCGAGAACATACAAGACCAGGCACATATGGTGACAGGGATTTGTATCCAACTGGGGAGAAGTACCCAGATATTTTAGATCCTTCGCCTTCTGCAGGACCTAAGGGGGGAATGGTCTTTGACCCTAAACATTCTGGCAGCTTGCCATTGCCCTATGGAGGGAAATTTGACCCAGATGACCCAGATGACCCCAGAAAGCCATCAGGGTTCCTCCCCGGAGCACGGTGGAATAGCCCGTTCGGCAGCAGTCGTGGTTTTCCAGGTTTTGGTAGCCCTGGCAGTGGCAAACCGGGGTTTCTttag
- the PAT1 gene encoding deadenylation-dependent mRNA-decapping factor PAT1 (similar to Ashbya gossypii AGL220W), with translation MSFFGFDKKGSRNGSQEEDPNKELDFEETYQGFGEHEEEEDDYLNAETFGDGADLGNDFDFGYGKDSVSKANSATVNSSYVQPTVSYAAAASSQPQKFDENVDLKPMESLWSNQSLQTPAQPPNQGVLSYQHVGRQQPKQQQSPQQQQSPQQSQAIPPPPQQAQIAMPPPHGFIGMQPQGIPPPGYAFAPQGYVQQHPQQYQYAPQGMPPQFQHIPIIMNQQLTQSQGSKPQQVQPPMPPQIAMPPPPPPGLLQELPQHQQPSAVISPQQACTQLAEQQPQQQPQQQPQQEQQEQQQEQQQEQQQEQQHLSPPFQRQSPLSQRGLVSPSQQNEILTPPHTPREFRRSTMRRHHEPLTEEEQKRLQIRQAKVDKILRHSGVMTPRDKDFITRYQLSQIVTEDPYNEDFYFQVYKIIQRGGIVGESNKGLIARAYLEHSGHRLGGRYKRADVALQRMQSQVEKAVTVAKERPQKNKDLDSAKEGVLGKISSTMNSRAPRRQLQIPTHKEDESDHDVLSAVSSSALDEVNHSLESVDISKSRVRRRSSYIFSSMDQSSILSRSGGRKFVLSLIESIYKEVLELEAQLRSGKQAEATKLWEVLHIDDDSHEVSPFISILSFDKGVKIMPRIMNFLSKEQKMKLFSCFFNELSHLNIIVKSSYKTNPMPTDSQLKKIELFQSAFLKIIVSFLSNSAEFIEVIGLLLCLIRNNNISFISTSKIGLNLITVLISRAALIKQDINRGNASSMAELSTWNEIYDKLFTSLETKLLAVFPPKEYMDAIISVTYQALGSGSSNSGSGETPQPLNYSLPQFYDQSYIWQFFASLALSGKLNHQRIIIDEIRDEIFGTISRAEELSNQSQDPSFAYQKDKMYQDLNLFLNVIGLVARDGEISELK, from the coding sequence ATGTCCTTTTTTGGGTTCGATAAGAAAGGCTCTCGTAACGGATCCCAGGAGGAAGATCCTAATAAAGAATtggattttgaagaaacatacCAAGGCTTTGGTGAACAcgaggaggaagaagacGATTATTTAAATGCTGAGACATTTGGTGATGGTGCAGATTTAGGtaatgattttgattttggttATGGAAAGGATTCTGTGTCAAAGGCGAATAGCGCGACCGTAAATTCATCGTATGTTCAGCCTACGGTTTCTtatgcagcagcagcttcttctCAACCTCAGAagtttgatgaaaatgtaGATTTGAAGCCAATGGAATCTCTATGGAGCAACCAATCTTTGCAAACTCCTGCACAACCACCTAATCAAGGGGTACTTTCCTATCAGCATGTAGGGAGGCAGCAGCCtaagcagcagcagtctccacagcagcagcagtctCCACAGCAATCGCAGGCTATTCCACCCCCTCCACAACAAGCCCAGATAGCTATGCCGCCTCCTCATGGTTTTATTGGTATGCAACCTCAGGGAATTCCTCCTCCAGGCTATGCTTTTGCCCCTCAGGGTTATGTTCAGCAGCACCCTCAACAGTATCAATATGCTCCACAGGGAATGCCACCCCAATTTCAACACATTCCTATCATTATGAATCAGCAGCTCACACAATCTCAAGGTTCCAAGCCTCAGCAAGTGCAGCCCCCAATGCCACCTCAAATTGCTATGCCGCCACCGCCACCGCCAGGTCTGCTACAAGAGCTCCCACAGCATCAGCAACCTTCTGCGGTTATATCCCCGCAGCAGGCATGTACCCAGCTAGCTGAACAACaaccacagcaacaaccacagcagcaaccacagcaagaacaacaagaacaacaacaagaacaacaacaagaacaacaacaagaacaacaacaccttTCACCTCCTTTTCAACGGCAATCTCCACTTTCTCAACGTGGGTTGGTGTCACCTTCTCAGCAAAATGAAATCCTTACTCCTCCACATACTCCAAGGGAGTTCCGTCGTAGCACTATGAGGAGACACCATGAACCACttactgaagaagaacaaaagcGCCTGCAAATCCGCCAGGCTAAGGTCGACAAGATTTTGAGACACTCAGGTGTTATGACTCCCCGTGATAAGGACTTTATTACTCGTTATCAATTATCACAAATTGTGACCGAAGATCCTTATAACGAAGATTTCTACTTCCAGGTCTATAAAATAATTCAACGCGGTGGGATCGTTGGAGAATCAAATAAAGGCTTAATTGCTCGAGCTTACTTAGAACACTCTGGACACCGCCTGGGGGGGCGTTATAAGCGTGCGGATGTTGCACTTCAACGAATGCAGTCGCAGGTTGAAAAGGCTGTTACCGTCGCCAAGGAAAGGCCTCAAAAGAACAAGGATTTAGATAGCGCCAAGGAAGGTGTGTTGGGCAAGATATCCTCTACTATGAACTCTAGAGCGCCTCGCAGGCAGCTACAAATTCCTACTCACAAGGAAGATGAATCTGATCATGATGTGTTGTCAGCTGTATCTTCGAGCGCTTTAGATGAAGTGAATCACTCTTTGGAGAGTGTAGACATCAGCAAGTCCAGAGTCAGAAGGAGATCGTCTTATATCTTTAGTTCTATGGACCAAAGTTCTATTTTGTCGCGTTCTGGAGGTAGAAAGTTTGTGTTGTCTCTGATTGAGTCAATATATAAAgaagttttggaattaGAAGCACAGTTAAGAAGTGGCAAACAGGCTGAAGCTACTAAGCTATGGGAGGTTCTACacattgatgatgattccCACGAAGTTAGTCCATTCATTTCTATTCTATCATTTGACAAGGGTGTAAAAATAATGCCTAGAATCATGAACTTTTTATCCAAAGAACAGAAGATGAAattgttttcttgtttcttcaatgagCTATCTCATCTTAATATCATTGTGAAGAGTTCTTACAAGACGAATCCAATGCCAACAGATTCTCagttaaagaaaattgaaCTATTCCAGTCtgcatttttgaaaattattgtttcatttttatcaaataGCGCCGAATTTATCGAAGTTATCGGCTTACTTTTGTGTTTGATTagaaacaacaatataTCGTTCATAAGCACTTCAAAGATTGGGTTGAACTTGATTACTGTGTTGATCTCTCGTGCTGCGTTAATCAAACAAGATATTAATAGAGGCAATGCCTCTTCTATGGCAGAACTATCTACTTGGAATGAAATTTATGATAAATTATTCACCTCTCTCGAGACCAAATTATTGGCTGTTTTCCCACCCAAGGAGTATATGGATGCTATTATCAGTGTCACCTACCAAGCTCTTGGCAGCGGTAGCTCGAATTCCGGGTCGGGTGAGACGCCCCAACCGCTAAACTATTCTTTACCTCAGTTCTACGACCAGTCGTACATTTGGCAATTTTTTGCTTCTTTGGCTTTATCAGGAAAACTAAACCATCAAAGgattattattgatgaaattaGGGATGAGATATTTGGTACTATCTCCAGAGCCGAAGAATTAAGTAACCAATCACAAGACCCATCCTTCGCCTACCAGAAAGATAAGATGTATCAagatttgaatttgtttttgaacgTTATTGGCTTGGTTGCTCGTGACGGTGAAATAAGTGAGCTAAAATAA
- the ARC35 gene encoding Arc35p (similar to Ashbya gossypii AGL221W), producing the protein MLHLQPHNLLIQKTLSEAIEAYNKGAPITLDRIVSDFDYATFHISDSEQDKSILHLSIRTKAWQSVSSLGRGILAYLQDKYDKLPGVSTLQPPESGYDYTMRINLAELSTDSIIHISLLKIIIMSHAFQLAFDENAKLAELPEGRQDSSTVHVVQYRDDENIYIKPSGDRITVIFETIFQGETDKVFGKVFLQEFVDARKRNRSIQSVPQVLFSHEPPLEIAAVLPSNSISEKSKRFITFVLFPRHFATPELQLSSVCQLALFRNYFHYHIKCSKAYMHTRMRHRVDSFIKVLNRAKVDVDEDEHENNRRTISGRKMVY; encoded by the coding sequence ATGCTACACCTGCAGCCACATAATTTATTAATCCAGAAGACGTTATCAGAAGCTATCGAAGCGTATAACAAAGGCGCACCGATAACGTTGGATCGCATTGTGTCAGATTTTGATTACGCCACCTTTCATATCAGCGATAGCGAGCAGGATAAATCGATATTACATCTCAGCATCCGTACGAAAGCTTGGCAGAGCGTCAGCAGCTTAGGCCGTGGCATCTTAGCTTACTTACAGGACAAATATGATAAGCTACCTGGTGTTTCCACTCTACAGCCACCCGAATCAGGTTATGACTACACGATGCGTATCAATTTAGCGGAGCTATCGACGGACTCCATTATTCACATTTCGTTGCTaaaaatcattattatGTCTCACGCATTCCAACTGGCGTTTGATGAAAACGCCAAACTTGCTGAACTTCCAGAAGGAAGGCAAGACTCGTCCACGGTACATGTCGTTCAATACCGCGACGACGAGAACATCTATATTAAGCCCTCTGGAGATCGAATCACAgttatttttgaaactATTTTCCAGGGGGAAACAGATAAGGTCTTTGGCAAAGTGTTCTTGCAGGAGTTCGTCGACGCACGGAAGAGAAACCGGTCTATTCAATCCGTGCCACAAGTGCTATTTTCCCATGAGCCTCCTCTGGAGATTGCAGCGGTACTTCCAAGCAATAGTATCAGTGAGAAGTCCAAAAGGTTCATTACCTTTGTGTTATTCCCGCGCCATTTTGCTACTCCAGAATTGCAGCTATCTTCCGTGTGCCAGCTGGCCCTCTTTCGCAACTATTTTCACTACCATATAAAGTGTTCAAAGGCGTACATGCACACTAGGATGAGACACAGGGTCGATTCTTTCATCAAGGTCTTGAACAGAGCTAAGGTGGATGTAGACGAGGATGAGCACGAGAACAACAGAAGAACTATATCTGGGAGAAAGATGGTCTACTAA
- the MRPS12 gene encoding mitochondrial 37S ribosomal protein uS12m (similar to Ashbya gossypii AGL222W), which yields MFLLRLSTWSSKLLPRIVMSPASQPVSTRFFSVSPVSFATLNQIKRGVQPPRRKKETESPDLERCPIRKGVVLRVMVLKPKKPNSAQRKACRVRLTNGNVISAYIPGEGHNAQEHSIVYVRGGRCQDLPGVKYHVVRGAGDLAGVVNRISSRSKYGVKRPQKE from the coding sequence ATGTTTCTTTTAAGGCTCAGCACATGGAGTAGTAAGCTGCTGCCCAGGATTGTTATGTCTCCCGCCTCTCAACCTGTAAGCACACGGTTTTTCTCAGTTAGTCCAGTATCTTTTGCTACACTGAACCAGATTAAGAGGGGTGTTCAGCCTCCGAGACGTaagaaagaaacagaatCGCCAGATCTAGAACGTTGTCCTATCCGCAAGGGTGTTGTTCTTAGGGTCATGGTGCTCAAGCCCAAGAAACCGAACTCGGCGCAAAGAAAGGCGTGTAGAGTAAGATTAACTAACGGAAATGTGATATCTGCATACATCCCGGGCGAGGGCCACAATGCACAAGAACACAGTATAGTGTATGTTCGAGGAGGTCGTTGTCAAGATCTTCCTGGTGTGAAATATCACGTTGTGCGCGGTGCTGGTGATCTGGCAGGTGTTGTTAATAGGATTTCCTCGAGGTCGAAATATGGTGTCAAGAGACCACAGAAAGAATAG